Proteins encoded by one window of Porphyromonas vaginalis:
- a CDS encoding THUMP-like domain-containing protein has translation MLSQQQMEQVVALSRQWADRSPDRILFERSELEPEIKRQIALQVALLPKMQRKMPRFAESGGYIPHRVNFEQSSSELTARYKQQLIAPQEHILDMTGGLGIDALAMASVSELSVIYEIDQTMAEALTYNLHKILPQGPVTVHCGDALAAMERATLEGITLIYADPARRDMEDPNRRLISMDEYSPSPLQIMSRLQELDYQGRLLLKLSPMLDIQWILEQLPQVCAVHIVQVQDEVKELLVAVSMQRQETDSEIYLAVVDRLGQVSRWSFPYHHLSSVRTAYATKVEEYIHIPQPLLMKSGAFHLIAEEQSLTLLGPNSHIYTSAKASPSPLYKSYKLIEEIDYSKSTLRGKELQALRQRYPALTIMSRHFPLTAQQLKQTLKTDESDTYYLLATTMGERARKLLILTS, from the coding sequence ATGCTATCACAACAACAGATGGAGCAAGTAGTGGCTCTGAGTAGGCAGTGGGCCGACAGATCGCCTGATAGGATACTCTTCGAGCGGAGTGAGCTGGAGCCTGAGATCAAGCGACAGATAGCCCTACAGGTCGCTCTGCTGCCTAAGATGCAGCGTAAGATGCCACGCTTTGCCGAGAGCGGTGGGTATATACCACATCGAGTCAACTTCGAGCAGAGTAGTAGCGAACTGACAGCCCGCTACAAGCAGCAACTGATAGCACCTCAGGAGCATATCCTAGACATGACTGGTGGGCTAGGCATTGACGCACTAGCGATGGCCTCTGTATCCGAGCTGAGCGTCATCTACGAGATAGACCAGACGATGGCAGAGGCCTTGACCTATAATCTGCACAAGATCTTGCCGCAGGGTCCTGTCACGGTACACTGCGGGGACGCATTAGCAGCGATGGAGCGTGCTACACTCGAGGGGATCACACTCATCTACGCAGATCCGGCTCGCCGAGATATGGAGGACCCTAATCGCCGGCTCATTAGTATGGATGAGTATAGTCCATCACCGCTACAGATCATGAGTAGGCTACAAGAGCTGGACTATCAGGGACGACTGCTCCTCAAGTTGTCGCCGATGCTAGATATACAGTGGATATTAGAGCAGCTCCCGCAGGTCTGTGCCGTACATATAGTACAGGTGCAGGATGAGGTCAAGGAGCTACTGGTCGCAGTCTCTATGCAGCGACAAGAGACTGATTCAGAGATTTATCTAGCTGTCGTGGATCGCCTGGGGCAGGTGAGCCGCTGGAGCTTCCCGTACCACCACTTATCGTCAGTGCGTACAGCTTATGCGACTAAGGTCGAGGAGTATATACACATTCCACAGCCACTCCTGATGAAGAGCGGTGCCTTTCACCTCATCGCTGAGGAGCAGTCGCTCACCTTACTCGGCCCCAATAGTCACATCTACACCTCAGCAAAGGCCTCTCCCAGTCCGCTCTACAAGAGCTACAAGCTCATAGAGGAGATCGACTACAGCAAGTCGACCCTAAGAGGTAAGGAGCTACAGGCTCTCCGCCAGCGCTATCCAGCACTGACCATCATGTCTCGGCACTTCCCTCTGACTGCTCAGCAGCTCAAGCAGACGCTCAAGACCGATGAGAGCGATACCTACTATCTGCTCGCGACGACTATGGGAGAGCGTGCACGTAAGCTCTTGATCCTAACCTCCTGA
- a CDS encoding T9SS type A sorting domain-containing protein yields MNHLTNRLILLILIPLCLLTGASSGIAQQSFGGTPQLLGEGTLRTATAGISLAPDFNTQDLMRRESWHEGSLHRKPYNVGKVVPCSIDFATDAELIGSVAGTDIYRLEIDMEQSPVGLNLYYSDFFIPQGGRLYIYTPGGEQLLGAYTHETHPKHGAFASEPLSGSKLILDYEAPHSSAMPSIQISGVGYLYRSVMQAKVRPTIEKEDASDPGKDRYCQININCPEGDDWQEQKSSSVIYMPVFADGTMSLCSGNLINNVKGDFKPYILTAAHCSGEKGTGDPIVGAFKGKFGIDQSKMDQWVFGFHYEKPRCNNSDYGFQTTKTLTGATIRTYTSTYGYSDGMLLEINEEIPLDYRVYYSGWNANETTWRSGAGIHHPAGDATKIALYNGGMSLGQWAEGNLKNPTTLGGKDDHYKLMFDKGNTEGGSSGSPLYNENKEQIGTLTGGFITTCSQDGYYGRLSSHFNRYSDKGDLYHMDMYLDPDKTGQRQVAGTWRKGYKPFTPVHALRGMLDLKNHLKVELEWDAVPAHAQGYPISYQIYRNGTPLKEVTETKYTDQLTYDLTSRGSVQYTVEALYDVDGKKIATPAAYRTIYTGKLVKEVNANVKAEEAGGVKVTWEHPVNAQTISKIADRAKMHLVKASSKYVGALAYNGYPEIRYFDKFRLGQSPFEKPLYVHQVNVLPVRKEKGWAHTIYLRQKRNGSREYAQTFSVPKEGEGSSEWMSVTFRKPFELHMDENLEVGFKVRTNFPHEVYVDTNSKDEYMGVDGGFAAVYFGSPLNQLLGQPEPTFTTDGYMAIELVVSDSPTLSGDTIRETFTRGPLPVPFPEVKGYVIYRNDQKVGETAPTVLSYKDAAGKEGDNYRIEVLYDAPEKLAIDKSIKSTQQPYLYPSVIRDMATLAEADEALSLQLYDLSGRCLLTLQGDALRSSIDLTDLPEGSYIALIRTMQETFTQRVMIKRN; encoded by the coding sequence ATGAATCACCTAACGAATCGACTGATCTTACTGATCCTCATACCGCTCTGCCTCCTCACTGGAGCGAGTAGCGGTATCGCACAGCAATCCTTCGGAGGCACACCACAGCTTCTCGGGGAGGGCACACTACGCACTGCGACAGCCGGCATATCGCTTGCTCCAGACTTTAACACCCAAGACCTCATGCGCCGAGAGTCATGGCACGAGGGGAGCTTGCATCGCAAGCCTTACAACGTCGGCAAGGTAGTCCCCTGCTCCATAGACTTCGCTACTGATGCGGAGCTGATCGGCTCTGTAGCAGGCACCGACATTTATCGACTAGAAATAGATATGGAGCAGAGTCCTGTAGGACTAAACCTGTACTACTCCGACTTCTTCATTCCTCAAGGCGGACGTCTCTACATCTACACCCCAGGTGGCGAGCAGCTCCTCGGAGCCTACACACACGAGACGCATCCTAAGCATGGAGCCTTCGCCTCGGAGCCTCTGAGCGGTAGCAAGCTCATCCTAGACTATGAGGCTCCTCATAGCTCGGCTATGCCCTCTATCCAGATCAGTGGCGTGGGCTACCTCTACCGCTCGGTAATGCAGGCTAAGGTCAGACCTACCATAGAGAAGGAAGACGCTTCAGATCCTGGCAAAGATCGTTACTGCCAAATCAACATCAACTGTCCCGAGGGTGACGACTGGCAGGAGCAAAAGAGTAGCTCGGTCATCTATATGCCTGTCTTCGCTGATGGCACCATGAGCTTGTGCTCAGGCAACCTGATCAACAATGTCAAGGGAGACTTCAAGCCCTATATCCTTACCGCAGCACACTGCTCGGGCGAGAAGGGTACGGGAGACCCGATCGTGGGAGCGTTCAAAGGAAAGTTTGGCATTGATCAGAGCAAGATGGATCAGTGGGTCTTTGGCTTTCACTATGAGAAGCCTCGCTGCAACAACAGCGACTACGGCTTTCAGACGACCAAGACACTCACTGGTGCTACTATCCGTACCTACACATCTACCTATGGGTACTCTGACGGTATGCTTCTAGAGATCAATGAAGAGATACCTCTCGACTATCGTGTCTACTACTCAGGCTGGAATGCTAATGAGACGACTTGGCGCTCTGGTGCTGGCATCCATCACCCAGCAGGAGATGCGACCAAGATCGCCCTTTATAATGGAGGTATGAGTCTCGGACAGTGGGCCGAAGGTAATCTGAAAAACCCTACAACATTAGGTGGAAAAGATGATCACTACAAGCTTATGTTTGACAAGGGAAATACTGAGGGAGGCTCCTCAGGATCGCCACTATACAATGAAAACAAGGAGCAAATCGGCACACTCACGGGAGGATTTATAACTACCTGTTCTCAAGATGGGTACTATGGTCGCCTCAGCTCACACTTCAACAGGTACAGCGACAAGGGAGATCTATACCACATGGATATGTACCTCGATCCTGACAAGACGGGTCAGCGCCAGGTGGCCGGCACTTGGCGTAAGGGCTACAAGCCTTTTACTCCTGTACATGCGCTACGTGGCATGCTAGACCTCAAGAATCACCTCAAGGTAGAACTAGAGTGGGATGCAGTGCCTGCACACGCACAGGGCTACCCTATCAGCTATCAGATATACCGCAACGGCACACCACTCAAAGAGGTCACAGAAACTAAGTATACAGACCAGCTCACATACGATCTCACCTCTAGAGGCTCTGTCCAATACACTGTAGAGGCTCTCTACGATGTCGATGGTAAGAAGATCGCTACCCCAGCAGCTTACCGGACTATCTATACGGGCAAGCTCGTCAAGGAGGTAAATGCTAATGTCAAAGCGGAGGAAGCTGGAGGCGTAAAAGTCACTTGGGAACACCCCGTCAATGCGCAGACGATCTCTAAGATTGCTGATAGAGCAAAGATGCATCTAGTCAAAGCTTCCTCTAAGTATGTAGGTGCACTTGCTTACAATGGATATCCTGAGATACGCTACTTTGACAAGTTCCGTCTAGGGCAGTCTCCCTTTGAAAAGCCTCTATACGTACACCAAGTCAATGTACTGCCTGTACGAAAAGAGAAGGGATGGGCACATACCATCTATCTGCGCCAGAAGCGTAACGGGAGCCGTGAGTATGCTCAGACCTTTTCAGTACCCAAGGAGGGAGAAGGCTCTAGTGAGTGGATGTCTGTAACGTTCAGGAAGCCCTTTGAACTACACATGGATGAGAATCTCGAGGTAGGCTTTAAGGTTCGGACAAACTTTCCCCACGAAGTGTACGTCGATACGAACTCTAAGGATGAGTACATGGGGGTAGATGGCGGTTTCGCTGCAGTCTACTTTGGCTCGCCACTTAACCAGTTGCTAGGACAGCCAGAGCCCACCTTTACTACAGACGGCTATATGGCTATCGAGCTAGTCGTATCAGATAGTCCTACGCTCAGCGGAGACACGATCCGTGAGACCTTCACGCGTGGTCCACTGCCCGTACCCTTCCCCGAGGTCAAGGGCTATGTGATCTATCGCAACGATCAGAAGGTCGGAGAGACAGCCCCCACCGTACTCTCTTACAAAGATGCTGCGGGCAAGGAGGGTGACAACTACCGCATCGAGGTACTATACGATGCTCCTGAGAAGCTAGCGATCGATAAGAGCATAAAGAGCACGCAGCAGCCCTATCTCTACCCCTCTGTGATACGAGATATGGCTACCCTAGCTGAGGCAGACGAGGCACTGTCGCTACAGCTCTACGATCTCTCAGGACGCTGTCTCCTGACGCTACAAGGTGATGCACTACGTAGCTCTATCGATCTGACAGATCTACCCGAAGGCTCATACATTGCGCTCATACGCACTATGCAAGAGACCTTTACACAGAGAGTAATGATTAAACGAAACTAA
- a CDS encoding lysophospholipid acyltransferase family protein yields MLLRILYIIYIVLIAAPIYAVVTIVLALIMTVGCLLGFGKFFSYYPGLIWSWLGLILSLCPVTVRGRKNYDKKSGPYVVMANHQGAYDIFLLYGFLGIPFKWVMKESLRRVPFVGKACAVAGFIFVNGHSIQNIRNSLDEAKRSLGDGYSIFIFPEGSRTRTGRMQPFKKGGFVIADELDIPIIPVSISGSYGVMRAGSLLPHWRRLYLDIHPPVHPREFHTSDQPIQDLREQVYHTIQQGIHDGTERL; encoded by the coding sequence ATGCTACTACGGATACTATACATTATATATATAGTCTTAATAGCGGCTCCCATCTATGCGGTGGTAACCATCGTCTTGGCACTTATCATGACGGTGGGCTGCTTGCTAGGCTTCGGCAAGTTCTTTAGCTACTACCCAGGACTCATCTGGTCGTGGCTAGGACTGATCCTATCCCTCTGTCCCGTCACCGTGCGAGGGCGCAAGAACTACGACAAGAAGTCGGGTCCCTATGTCGTCATGGCCAACCACCAGGGCGCTTACGATATCTTCCTCCTCTACGGCTTCCTCGGCATCCCCTTCAAGTGGGTGATGAAAGAGTCGCTGCGGCGTGTCCCCTTTGTGGGCAAAGCGTGCGCAGTCGCGGGCTTTATCTTTGTCAATGGGCATAGCATACAGAACATCCGCAACTCACTAGACGAAGCTAAGCGTTCGCTCGGTGATGGCTACTCGATCTTTATCTTCCCCGAGGGCAGTCGTACTCGCACGGGACGTATGCAGCCCTTCAAGAAGGGCGGCTTCGTGATCGCCGATGAGCTAGACATCCCGATCATCCCTGTCTCCATCTCGGGCTCCTATGGCGTGATGCGCGCAGGCTCGTTGCTACCACACTGGCGTCGCCTCTATCTAGATATACACCCGCCAGTCCACCCTCGAGAGTTCCATACTTCGGATCAGCCGATACAAGATCTCCGCGAGCAAGTTTACCACACGATACAGCAAGGCATACATGATGGCACAGAGCGACTCTAG
- a CDS encoding low molecular weight protein-tyrosine-phosphatase, which yields MAQSDSSSKAPYRILFVCLGNICRSPLAEAIMRQLLAEDPASSSRIEVDSAGIGGWHQGQLADPRMRAHAARRGIEMTHRARQIKDEDFDAFDLIIAMDDDNYDALRELAPTLEQQEKVVRMADYLEQMPWDHIPDPYYGGASGFELVLDLLTEGCTNLYHRCKAQSGK from the coding sequence ATGGCACAGAGCGACTCTAGTAGTAAAGCTCCTTACCGCATCCTCTTCGTCTGTCTAGGCAACATCTGTCGCTCGCCTCTCGCAGAGGCTATCATGAGACAACTCCTAGCCGAAGACCCCGCCAGTTCGTCTCGGATCGAAGTAGACTCGGCAGGCATAGGTGGATGGCATCAGGGACAACTAGCAGATCCGCGCATGCGTGCCCATGCAGCACGGCGGGGCATTGAGATGACGCATCGTGCGAGGCAGATTAAGGATGAAGACTTTGACGCCTTTGACCTGATCATCGCCATGGACGATGACAACTATGATGCACTGCGCGAGCTAGCCCCGACGCTAGAGCAGCAGGAGAAGGTCGTGCGTATGGCGGACTACCTCGAGCAGATGCCATGGGACCACATCCCCGATCCATACTACGGCGGGGCGTCGGGCTTTGAGCTCGTCCTGGATCTACTCACTGAGGGGTGTACCAATCTATACCACCGATGCAAGGCGCAGAGCGGTAAGTAA
- a CDS encoding 30S ribosomal protein S16, translated as MATKIRLQRFGRRGYPFYRIVIADSRAPRDGKFIERIGSYNPNTNPATIDLKFDRALYWLKVGAQPSDTARRILSREGVLLKKHLDGGVAKGAFTQEVADQRFESWLTNKQQLLKGVAERDQQKAHDIAQKQHEAEEEQNKERSKALEEKKAAIEREKAEAEAAAKAEAEANEEANATEEAPAAEEAPATEEAPAAE; from the coding sequence ATGGCAACTAAAATCAGACTACAAAGATTCGGTCGTCGTGGCTACCCCTTCTACCGTATCGTCATCGCTGATAGCAGGGCTCCACGGGATGGAAAGTTTATTGAGAGGATAGGTTCTTATAATCCGAACACTAATCCTGCTACAATAGATTTGAAGTTTGACCGCGCTCTCTATTGGCTCAAGGTCGGTGCACAGCCTAGTGACACCGCACGTCGCATCCTCTCACGTGAGGGTGTCCTCCTTAAGAAGCACCTCGATGGTGGTGTCGCCAAGGGCGCATTCACACAGGAGGTCGCAGACCAGCGCTTTGAGAGCTGGCTCACAAACAAGCAGCAGCTCCTCAAGGGAGTCGCTGAGCGTGACCAGCAGAAGGCTCATGATATAGCTCAGAAGCAGCACGAAGCTGAGGAAGAGCAAAACAAGGAGCGTAGCAAGGCACTAGAGGAGAAGAAGGCAGCCATCGAGCGCGAGAAGGCTGAGGCCGAAGCTGCTGCAAAGGCTGAAGCAGAGGCTAACGAGGAGGCTAACGCTACCGAGGAGGCTCCTGCCGCTGAGGAAGCACCAGCTACCGAAGAGGCTCCCGCTGCTGAGTAA
- a CDS encoding sulfatase-like hydrolase/transferase has product MKKALLHYLQGVKARIPQLVWLLIALLAILTLNNLVIRGLLSRSATYLSRENLPLLWDTLWMATLLYIIPTLIPHRITRRVVLITELVLVSAIHIMDLYLVSTYQMPYCDAIAIPIFATNPGEAHGFFQSLRLDIPFMLREGGKLLLAIFLPLGISWLISRAKRTKEQTTPCDKRIQRYSSRALFVVVLVGAHILGINYLRQTRIATSSGVIQYNVHAPLVRLMLSSGELYRNAKHCSLDYRPRQATPQEVAVDSLLPPHNVVLVLADDVYSHLMHCYNLDINENTPTIDSLLQAGSLIKLDSVYSASDNAALAAAWTLSLCPKDSPDSWDTYPSIYSIFRAAGYDTYWLDNTPRIARGLDVYPQLAADCDQHFFTNLRADDQEWTDRIPYDDAVLDQLKQLESQSRLTTIHLLGARSNIWWRIPEEFCKYNRLSANIDIDLPGDALDHVAQYYNVVYYQDYLLKQLIAHYQETPTILIYCSPVGVYSEWHPYSSGPVAPEMRGQVPMLLYLSPAMQRISPALRDQLLQLNAERHNLSDLPQLLMRLSSIRVSLS; this is encoded by the coding sequence ATGAAAAAAGCACTCTTACACTACCTCCAGGGAGTCAAAGCTAGGATTCCACAGCTAGTATGGCTACTGATTGCGCTGCTAGCGATCTTGACGCTCAATAACCTCGTCATCAGAGGCCTACTCTCTAGGAGTGCCACTTATCTATCTAGAGAAAACCTCCCCCTACTATGGGATACCCTCTGGATGGCTACGCTACTCTACATCATCCCCACTCTGATTCCCCATCGCATCACACGTCGCGTGGTCCTCATCACCGAGCTAGTACTGGTTAGTGCCATACACATTATGGACCTCTACCTCGTCAGTACCTATCAGATGCCTTACTGCGATGCTATCGCCATCCCGATCTTTGCGACCAATCCCGGAGAGGCCCACGGCTTCTTTCAGTCGCTACGACTAGATATACCCTTTATGCTACGAGAGGGCGGCAAGCTCCTACTAGCTATCTTCCTGCCGCTCGGCATCTCTTGGCTCATAAGTCGTGCTAAGAGGACTAAAGAGCAAACCACACCTTGTGACAAGCGCATCCAGCGATACAGCTCCAGAGCCCTCTTTGTAGTAGTTCTCGTGGGTGCACACATACTCGGTATCAACTATCTGCGTCAGACGCGTATCGCCACCAGTTCCGGAGTCATACAGTACAATGTGCATGCACCTCTAGTTCGTCTCATGCTGAGCAGTGGAGAGCTATATCGCAATGCAAAGCACTGCTCGCTAGACTACAGACCCCGACAAGCGACACCCCAAGAGGTAGCCGTAGACTCGCTCCTACCACCACACAACGTCGTGCTGGTTCTTGCCGATGACGTTTACTCGCACCTGATGCACTGCTACAACCTAGACATCAATGAGAATACACCAACCATAGACTCCCTCCTGCAGGCTGGCTCTCTCATCAAGCTGGACAGCGTCTATAGTGCCTCTGACAATGCAGCTCTAGCTGCAGCCTGGACGCTCTCTCTCTGTCCTAAGGATAGCCCTGACAGCTGGGACACCTACCCCTCTATCTATAGTATCTTTCGTGCAGCAGGCTACGACACCTATTGGCTAGACAACACTCCTCGCATAGCCCGTGGACTAGATGTCTACCCACAGCTAGCTGCCGACTGCGACCAGCACTTCTTTACCAATCTACGTGCAGACGATCAGGAGTGGACAGACCGCATCCCCTACGATGATGCGGTCCTCGACCAGCTCAAGCAGCTAGAGAGCCAGTCTCGTCTCACCACCATACATCTCTTGGGAGCACGCAGTAACATTTGGTGGCGTATCCCCGAGGAGTTTTGTAAGTACAATCGTCTATCGGCAAACATTGACATAGACTTACCAGGCGATGCTCTAGACCACGTAGCTCAATACTACAACGTCGTCTACTACCAGGACTATCTACTCAAGCAGCTCATCGCACACTACCAGGAGACCCCCACGATACTTATCTATTGTAGCCCGGTGGGTGTGTATAGTGAGTGGCACCCCTACTCCAGCGGACCAGTCGCTCCCGAGATGAGAGGTCAGGTACCCATGCTACTCTACCTCTCCCCAGCTATGCAGCGCATCTCTCCCGCTCTACGAGATCAGCTCCTACAGCTCAACGCCGAGCGTCACAACCTCAGCGACCTACCCCAGCTACTGATGCGACTCTCTAGCATCCGGGTTTCCCTCTCGTAG
- a CDS encoding phosphoethanolamine transferase, whose protein sequence is MIPKIKRLLSICGGYLKQLWGRMCSMPNLFAFLTLLQVLMGSLMILYLRMEMPLLLWLGGYIAGTAILMTLPAILPQRWWRITWTSLIVLLSAVLFIYEYYLLTQYGTLLTQTVLLQYYPPWADDVCRSLLPWSMPMHTLLEAIGLLCGISLVTWLTRKGWGLVFMLLLVLISGIPHATQLSPIVTGGISNEEAYTLAHEYSMMSRYVATTLGVFTNQKRYDEMGQNLWKNTPTNVRLMPQRQPHNVVVIIGESLRRLDMHCYGYPLENTPRLDSLVQAGSLVLYDDVVCPQPNTLTSLRRVLTIRGEDEQAPWDATTTLPITFSSAGYKTYWCSNQEMSGDWIEEVSLIASTADSTYYTDGSTSSALHWKAGQVKHDELLLPHLIDYRHTTSPNGSLLVVTHLMGSHAAFADRYPNDRFSHFTATDVKQVEPRLSSGEAQNSAEYMNSILYNDSIVSEIIKYYSQSSSIVIYFSDHAISRYDNPKAPHQAAHGVCESALQVPFMVYMSDQFAAENPDILLAVQRARYKPFMTDLFTSSLMGLMGIESNYTIPRLQLWSLSYDATRPRCIKGFGSEVTFSPKHPDQL, encoded by the coding sequence ATGATTCCTAAGATAAAAAGGCTTCTCTCCATCTGTGGGGGCTATCTGAAGCAGTTGTGGGGGCGTATGTGTAGTATGCCAAATCTCTTTGCCTTCCTGACCCTCCTGCAAGTGCTTATGGGGAGCTTAATGATACTGTACCTTCGCATGGAGATGCCTCTGCTCCTTTGGCTGGGAGGCTATATCGCCGGCACTGCGATACTGATGACGCTCCCTGCCATACTGCCGCAACGGTGGTGGCGCATCACTTGGACTAGTCTCATCGTACTGCTCTCGGCTGTACTATTTATATATGAGTATTATCTGCTCACCCAGTACGGCACGCTCCTCACGCAGACCGTCTTGCTGCAGTACTATCCGCCCTGGGCCGATGATGTGTGTCGCTCGCTACTACCATGGAGTATGCCGATGCACACGCTACTAGAGGCTATCGGACTGCTCTGTGGCATCAGTCTTGTGACCTGGTTAACCCGCAAGGGCTGGGGACTAGTCTTCATGCTACTGCTAGTACTTATCTCTGGTATACCGCACGCTACACAGCTAAGCCCAATAGTGACAGGGGGTATCTCGAATGAAGAGGCTTACACGCTCGCTCACGAGTACAGTATGATGAGCCGCTACGTAGCGACCACGCTAGGAGTCTTTACCAATCAAAAGCGATACGACGAGATGGGGCAAAACTTATGGAAAAACACTCCGACCAACGTTCGCCTCATGCCGCAGCGTCAGCCACACAACGTGGTGGTCATCATAGGCGAGTCTCTACGTCGCTTAGACATGCACTGCTACGGCTATCCACTAGAGAATACCCCACGCCTAGACTCACTAGTCCAGGCTGGCTCACTAGTCCTCTACGATGATGTCGTCTGCCCACAGCCTAACACGCTCACCTCGCTGCGACGCGTCCTCACCATACGAGGCGAAGACGAGCAAGCTCCTTGGGATGCCACGACGACACTCCCTATCACCTTCTCCTCTGCTGGCTACAAAACCTACTGGTGTAGCAATCAGGAGATGAGTGGAGACTGGATCGAGGAGGTCTCGCTCATAGCCTCCACGGCCGACAGCACTTACTACACCGATGGGAGTACCTCTAGTGCCTTGCACTGGAAGGCTGGGCAAGTCAAGCACGATGAACTCCTCCTCCCGCATCTGATCGACTATCGGCATACCACTTCACCTAATGGGAGCCTTCTCGTCGTAACTCACTTGATGGGGAGTCATGCGGCCTTTGCCGATAGATACCCCAACGATCGCTTTAGCCACTTTACAGCTACAGATGTAAAGCAAGTAGAGCCTCGCCTCAGCTCAGGAGAGGCGCAAAACTCGGCTGAGTATATGAACTCGATCCTCTACAACGACTCCATCGTCTCAGAGATTATCAAATACTACAGCCAGAGCTCCTCCATCGTCATCTACTTCTCAGATCATGCTATCTCTCGCTACGACAATCCCAAGGCTCCTCATCAGGCAGCACACGGAGTCTGCGAGAGTGCTCTGCAGGTACCCTTTATGGTCTATATGTCCGATCAGTTTGCTGCAGAGAATCCCGACATCCTACTCGCCGTGCAGCGTGCGCGATACAAACCCTTCATGACCGATCTCTTCACCTCTTCACTCATGGGACTTATGGGCATCGAGTCAAACTATACCATTCCCCGCTTACAGCTATGGAGTCTATCGTACGATGCGACCCGTCCTAGATGTATCAAGGGCTTTGGCTCTGAGGTAACCTTCTCACCTAAGCATCCAGATCAGCTATGA
- a CDS encoding M16 family metallopeptidase, whose product MTSPQLQYHTTTQGLRIVYYPIPSQVTYIGYMVQTGSAHDPQPYHGLAHCTEHMLFKGTHRRHALHLVNRVEAVGADLNAFTTKEDTTLHITIPSRYALRAIHLLTDIVLNSYIPSEELSKEQEVIIEEIASYLDAPSERIYDEFEELLFSGTPLAHNILGSEQSVRRISSTVVRRFMDQYYRPDNMVLGIWGEIDFDKAIEMIEHLYSEPRVAAGDPFKVPKVKPTATPEQLIAKTHHYRTNQCHCIIGTHAPSLHNRERYAMTLFNNFVGGPAISSQLNLHLREELGLVYSVEANYTPYLSDGVWSVYLGTGSDTLQQAVEAVHSILDRYVTTPMSVEQLAISKQQIVGQLLLANDQHDSELITMLKSYLYFGRVSSVAEVAERIQAITPEDITEMVSRYLTRAQRHTLIYK is encoded by the coding sequence ATGACATCTCCACAACTACAATACCACACCACTACCCAGGGACTACGTATCGTCTACTACCCTATCCCCAGCCAGGTCACCTATATAGGCTACATGGTACAGACGGGGTCGGCTCACGATCCGCAGCCCTACCATGGACTGGCGCACTGTACGGAGCACATGCTCTTTAAGGGGACGCATAGACGACACGCCCTACACCTAGTGAATCGTGTCGAGGCGGTGGGTGCTGATCTCAACGCTTTCACCACCAAAGAGGATACAACCCTACACATAACCATCCCCTCACGCTATGCGCTCAGGGCCATTCATCTGCTCACAGATATAGTGCTCAACAGCTACATACCATCCGAAGAGCTGAGCAAAGAGCAGGAGGTGATCATCGAGGAGATCGCCAGCTACCTAGATGCTCCGAGTGAGCGGATATATGATGAGTTTGAGGAGCTACTCTTTAGCGGCACGCCACTAGCGCACAATATCCTAGGCTCCGAGCAGTCTGTCAGACGTATCTCCTCGACAGTCGTGCGACGCTTTATGGATCAGTACTATCGTCCCGACAATATGGTGCTGGGCATCTGGGGCGAGATAGACTTTGACAAAGCAATCGAGATGATCGAGCATCTCTACAGCGAGCCACGAGTAGCTGCGGGAGACCCATTTAAGGTGCCAAAGGTCAAGCCCACGGCCACACCCGAGCAGCTCATCGCTAAGACCCACCACTACCGCACCAACCAGTGCCACTGCATCATAGGGACGCATGCTCCGAGCCTGCACAATCGAGAGCGCTACGCAATGACGCTCTTCAACAACTTCGTCGGAGGACCCGCCATCTCCTCGCAGCTGAACCTTCATCTGCGTGAAGAGCTGGGACTAGTCTACAGTGTCGAAGCAAATTATACGCCTTACCTGAGTGATGGCGTCTGGAGCGTTTACCTGGGTACAGGGAGCGACACACTACAACAAGCAGTGGAGGCGGTGCATAGCATCTTGGACCGCTACGTCACCACGCCTATGAGTGTGGAGCAGCTGGCGATCAGTAAGCAGCAGATCGTGGGGCAGCTACTCCTCGCCAACGATCAGCACGACAGCGAGCTCATCACGATGCTCAAGAGCTACCTTTACTTCGGCAGGGTCAGTAGCGTCGCCGAGGTGGCAGAGCGCATACAGGCGATCACGCCTGAGGATATCACCGAGATGGTCAGTCGCTACCTAACGAGAGCGCAGCGACACACGCTCATCTATAAGTAG